TCGCAGTTTTTTCGTCCGCGCTCGCGATGGGCAGTTCCGTTTGCGGCGGAGCGGCGATCTTTGGCGGCTGCTGGTCGCCATCACGCTCAACAAGGTCCGCCACCAGGTCGCACACCACGAGGCGGACAAACGAGCGATGCGACGCGAAGAGAATCCTGCTTCGCTCAACGAGCAATTCTCGCGCTCTCCTCGTCCGGAACATGCCATTGCCGTGGCCGATGAACTGGAACAGGTCATGGCGGCGATGTCGCCGGTGAAACGCCGCATTCTGGAGCTTCGCCTGCTCGATTACAGCCTGGCCGAGATCGCCGCCGACATCGGGCGATCGGAGCGCACCGTCAGACGAATGCTCGACGAGCTGCAAGCGTACCTGGAACGAAGGATGCTGGGCGAGGGTTGAAAATGTCATTACTTGACCGGCCGCAATCGAAAGCGCCCAGCATCGGCGATGACGATCGTTTCGATGCCGCGGTCGCGGCGTTTGAAGCGGCGTGGCAGTCTGGCAAGGTTCCTGACATTCGCGCCTTTGCCGATGCCGACACGGTCCCCGGCCCGCGCCGCGCCGAGCTCCTGCACGAATTGGTCCGCGTCGACCTGGAATACCGCTGGCGAAGCGAGCCTGTCGGCGCGGAAAACGGAATGCCGCGTGAGCCGTTGCGCCGCGGGACTGAAGATTATCTGGTTCTGCTGCCGGGAATCGGCGACGCACAAAACCCGCCGCTCGACCTGCTCGCCGAGGAGTATCGCGTCCGGCAGCGTTGGGGCAAGCGCCCGAATGTAAATGAGTTCACGCAGCGTTTTCCCGAGCTCGCAGCGGAGCTGACCGCAGCATTTGCGCGGATCGATCTTGAGCTGCAAAAGGAAGCGGAGGAAGCGCCATCCATGGACACTCGCCCTCCGTTGATTTCGCCTGACTTGGTGCATCTTCCGCAATTTGACTACCGCGAATTCGTGCTCGAATCGCACCTCGGTAGCGGCGGCATCGGAAAGGTCTATCGCGCGTGGTGGAAATCCCGACAGAAGCATGTCGCCGTCAAAATGCTTCGCAAGCATTGGTGGCGTCAGCCGGGAGTCGACGAA
Above is a genomic segment from Pirellulales bacterium containing:
- a CDS encoding sigma-70 family RNA polymerase sigma factor; translated protein: MDEPSEQLLARYQDGDQSAAEEMFRRYVSRLTVFARTRLAPRVARRVDAEDVVLSAYRSFFVRARDGQFRLRRSGDLWRLLVAITLNKVRHQVAHHEADKRAMRREENPASLNEQFSRSPRPEHAIAVADELEQVMAAMSPVKRRILELRLLDYSLAEIAADIGRSERTVRRMLDELQAYLERRMLGEG